One genomic region from Spirosoma sp. KCTC 42546 encodes:
- the murI gene encoding glutamate racemase, which yields MNQPIGVFDSGYGGLTVLREIVQKLPQYDFVYLGDNARTPYGTRSFDTVYHYTLECVQHLFDQGCRLVILACNTASAKALRNIQQLDLPTLAPDRRVLGVIRPTTEVIGTYSKTGNVGILATRGTVTSESYLVEIEKFFPDLQVFQEACPMWVPLVENGEYASPGADYFVKQHLDRLLAQSPEIDTILLACTHYPLLLNKIRQFAPQGATILSQGGIVADSLADYLQRHPELEAQCSKHGQRTFLTTDSTEDFDRQATVFYGQPVQSSHLAL from the coding sequence ATGAACCAACCCATTGGCGTATTTGACTCAGGTTATGGTGGCCTGACTGTCCTGCGTGAAATTGTTCAGAAATTACCCCAGTACGACTTCGTTTACCTCGGCGATAACGCCCGAACGCCCTACGGTACCCGCTCTTTCGATACCGTTTACCACTATACCCTCGAATGCGTTCAGCATTTATTTGATCAGGGTTGTCGATTGGTGATACTAGCTTGTAACACAGCTTCGGCCAAAGCGCTGCGGAATATTCAGCAACTCGATTTACCAACATTGGCACCGGATAGGCGCGTGTTGGGTGTTATTCGTCCCACAACCGAAGTTATTGGCACGTATTCTAAAACGGGCAACGTCGGGATTCTGGCGACGCGTGGAACCGTAACGTCAGAGTCGTATCTAGTTGAAATTGAGAAGTTCTTTCCCGACTTGCAGGTGTTTCAGGAAGCTTGCCCCATGTGGGTGCCGTTGGTCGAAAATGGCGAATATGCCAGTCCTGGCGCTGACTACTTCGTAAAGCAACACCTAGATCGCTTACTGGCTCAGTCGCCGGAGATTGATACAATCTTACTGGCCTGTACGCATTATCCCTTATTGCTCAATAAGATTCGGCAATTTGCCCCGCAAGGCGCAACGATTCTAAGTCAGGGTGGTATTGTGGCCGACAGCCTTGCCGACTATTTACAACGCCACCCCGAACTGGAAGCCCAGTGCAGTAAACATGGCCAGCGAACCTTCCTGACCACCGACTCTACCGAAGACTTCGACCGACAGGCAACGGTCTTTTACGGACAACCCGTGCAGTCATCGCATTTAGCGCTGTAA
- a CDS encoding MlaD family protein, whose translation MSTESTKRSVIVGIFVLLGILIFVAGVFVLGGQQKRFTSSIKVIAIFKDVGGLKAGNNVWFSGVKIGTVKRISFYGTAQVEVDMNIEESSQQYIRQDATASISSDGLIGNKIVVIAGGTTSHPEVEDGARLKTSEALSSDQIMSTLQENNNNLLKVTNDFKELVGNLRKGKGTVGAVLTDSLVAENFKKAMKNLERASDNTVKVTGSVSQFAAKLNTKGTLANELVTDTTVFRRLSRSASRFESAVTAADQSVSTLRQTSENLNKASEKLNNTNSPLGVLLTDQETAGNLRTTIRNLSKSSVLLNEDLKAAQSNFLLRGFFKKQAKEAAKQKADSAATAKP comes from the coding sequence ATGAGTACCGAATCAACAAAGCGCTCCGTCATTGTCGGCATTTTTGTCCTACTGGGTATCTTGATTTTTGTCGCTGGCGTGTTTGTACTGGGCGGGCAACAGAAACGCTTTACCAGTAGCATCAAGGTTATTGCTATTTTCAAGGATGTAGGCGGGCTAAAAGCGGGTAATAACGTCTGGTTTTCGGGCGTAAAGATTGGCACAGTTAAACGCATCAGCTTCTATGGGACAGCCCAGGTAGAGGTCGATATGAATATTGAAGAAAGCTCACAGCAGTACATTCGGCAGGATGCCACGGCCAGCATTAGCAGCGATGGGCTGATTGGCAACAAAATCGTCGTTATTGCGGGTGGTACAACGAGCCATCCCGAAGTAGAAGACGGGGCCCGGCTCAAAACCTCGGAAGCCTTAAGCTCGGATCAGATTATGAGCACCTTACAGGAAAACAATAATAATCTGCTGAAGGTTACCAACGACTTTAAAGAGCTGGTGGGCAATCTTCGGAAGGGCAAAGGCACTGTAGGGGCCGTTCTGACCGATTCGCTGGTTGCCGAAAACTTCAAGAAGGCGATGAAAAACCTGGAACGTGCATCGGATAACACGGTAAAAGTAACCGGCTCAGTATCCCAATTTGCGGCTAAGCTCAACACGAAAGGGACGTTGGCCAATGAGTTAGTTACCGACACTACCGTATTCAGGCGTTTAAGCCGATCGGCCTCCCGCTTCGAATCCGCCGTTACGGCTGCTGATCAGAGCGTGAGTACGCTTCGGCAAACGTCCGAAAACCTGAACAAGGCTTCTGAAAAACTGAATAATACCAATAGTCCGCTGGGTGTTCTGCTCACCGATCAGGAAACGGCGGGAAACCTGCGCACAACGATCCGTAATTTAAGTAAGAGTAGTGTGTTGCTTAATGAAGACCTGAAGGCCGCCCAGAGCAATTTTCTCTTGCGTGGATTTTTCAAAAAACAAGCGAAAGAAGCTGCCAAACAAAAGGCTGATAGCGCAGCAACAGCAAAGCCGTAA
- a CDS encoding ABC transporter permease, translating into MQSDTTKPSKSTSNRAVITQRFDKFFLNLADVAAFVGRFFREVGLPPYEFKEIVRQCYEVGYRSLLLISTTGFITGIVFTNQSRPSLSEFGATSWLPSLIAIAIVRALGPLVTALIAAGKVGSSIGAELGSMNVTEQIDAMEVSGTNPFKFLVVSRVLATSITIPILTMYTIFVALMGAYINVNLNEQTSFISFIQEVFGAISYVDIFASVTKSIVFGFTIGMVGCYKGYHSSKGTEGVGKAANSSVVTAMFLVFIEELLSLQIISAFR; encoded by the coding sequence ATGCAGTCTGACACAACTAAACCGAGCAAATCGACATCGAACCGTGCTGTTATCACCCAACGGTTCGATAAATTCTTTCTTAACCTGGCCGATGTAGCGGCTTTTGTGGGCCGTTTCTTTCGGGAAGTGGGCCTACCTCCATACGAATTCAAAGAAATTGTCCGACAATGCTACGAAGTGGGCTATCGGTCGTTGTTGCTGATTTCAACAACTGGCTTCATTACGGGTATCGTATTTACCAACCAGTCGAGGCCTTCGCTGTCTGAATTTGGTGCTACATCCTGGTTACCCTCATTAATTGCTATTGCCATTGTAAGGGCCTTAGGTCCGCTTGTTACGGCCTTGATAGCCGCCGGTAAAGTTGGTTCGAGTATTGGGGCTGAGCTGGGTTCCATGAATGTAACCGAGCAAATCGATGCGATGGAAGTATCGGGCACCAATCCATTCAAGTTCCTGGTTGTGAGCCGCGTACTGGCCACGTCGATTACTATTCCAATTCTGACCATGTACACCATTTTTGTAGCCCTGATGGGGGCATACATTAATGTTAACCTGAATGAACAGACAAGTTTTATCTCGTTTATCCAGGAGGTATTTGGTGCTATATCGTACGTCGACATTTTTGCCTCCGTAACCAAGTCAATCGTGTTTGGTTTTACGATCGGGATGGTGGGTTGTTACAAAGGCTACCACTCGTCGAAAGGTACTGAGGGCGTCGGTAAAGCGGCCAATTCATCCGTTGTGACAGCCATGTTTTTAGTTTTCATTGAAGAGTTGCTATCGCTTCAAATTATATCGGCTTTTCGGTAA
- a CDS encoding head GIN domain-containing protein: protein MNITNSLKQKHHQVCSIYLLFFLLTLSGCSLLREDVGPYQPDQQTYALTNFDRLDMGSAFIITVQQGPTFSITVEGDRRNLDDLDVYTRNGTLKAQYRIARSRNYPTTFRITMPILRGVDFSGASRSTLTGFTNLTDLDISLSGASECQFVGQASRTTVDLSGASSLQLSGQGTWLSAELSGASSLQAFGFPVDNAGVGASGASKANVSVNASLVVEASGASTIRYRGTPAVSKRVSGASTVQAE, encoded by the coding sequence ATGAACATCACCAACAGCCTGAAGCAGAAACACCACCAGGTATGCTCCATTTACTTACTTTTCTTTCTGCTAACCTTATCGGGTTGCTCCTTACTACGGGAGGACGTAGGTCCCTATCAACCAGATCAGCAAACCTATGCGCTTACCAATTTTGACCGGCTTGATATGGGGAGTGCCTTTATCATTACTGTACAGCAAGGGCCTACATTCAGCATTACCGTTGAAGGGGATCGCCGAAATCTGGATGACCTGGACGTGTATACGCGTAATGGAACGCTCAAGGCCCAGTACCGGATTGCCCGCAGCCGCAACTACCCAACCACGTTCCGGATTACGATGCCGATTCTGCGTGGTGTTGATTTCTCGGGAGCCAGCCGTTCTACACTTACCGGATTTACGAACCTGACTGATCTGGATATTAGTTTATCCGGTGCATCGGAGTGTCAGTTTGTTGGACAGGCTAGCCGGACAACCGTTGACTTGTCAGGTGCTTCTTCGTTGCAATTGAGTGGACAGGGAACATGGCTATCGGCGGAGTTGTCCGGTGCATCCAGTTTACAGGCGTTTGGGTTCCCTGTTGATAATGCAGGCGTAGGTGCATCCGGAGCAAGTAAAGCAAACGTCAGTGTAAATGCCTCGTTGGTGGTTGAGGCCAGTGGGGCGAGTACGATCCGATACAGAGGAACGCCTGCGGTGTCAAAGCGAGTGAGTGGGGCTAGTACAGTGCAAGCTGAATAG
- a CDS encoding RNA polymerase sigma-70 factor — translation MIALQPPIIHKSRVVPPIEQDILSAIRDGNERAFESVFRQYYAPLCRYARQFLPDSDEAEEEVQAMFLAVWEKRDDLYISVSLKSYLYRAVHNRCLNRIKHASVREEHREHTRYLGEATAESPMHMLLGDELAVLVQRAIKKLPEQCRLAFTLSRFEELTYGEIADQLGISSKTVENQIGKALRILRTELSDYLPIVLVVMYTVQWIMNNVPWLMDNVPWFGRQGLLQMIVITHLALSIIHYSLSIHL, via the coding sequence ATGATAGCTTTGCAGCCTCCTATCATCCATAAGTCCAGAGTAGTGCCACCGATTGAGCAGGACATACTTTCGGCCATCCGAGACGGCAATGAGCGAGCATTTGAGTCGGTGTTTCGCCAGTACTATGCACCCTTGTGCCGGTATGCCCGTCAATTTCTGCCCGACTCCGATGAAGCCGAAGAAGAAGTTCAGGCTATGTTTCTGGCCGTTTGGGAAAAACGGGATGATTTGTACATTTCCGTTTCCCTAAAGTCGTATCTGTATCGGGCGGTACATAACCGATGCCTGAATCGAATTAAACACGCGTCCGTTCGAGAGGAGCATCGGGAGCATACGCGTTATCTGGGTGAGGCAACCGCAGAATCGCCCATGCACATGCTTCTTGGCGACGAACTGGCTGTTCTGGTACAGCGGGCGATAAAGAAGTTACCTGAACAGTGTCGACTGGCGTTTACCCTGAGCCGGTTTGAGGAGTTGACTTATGGTGAAATTGCCGACCAGTTGGGTATTTCCAGTAAAACGGTTGAAAACCAGATTGGGAAAGCCCTTCGTATCTTACGAACAGAACTGAGCGACTATTTACCAATTGTATTGGTGGTAATGTATACTGTACAATGGATAATGAATAATGTACCCTGGCTAATGGATAACGTACCCTGGTTTGGCCGTCAGGGATTGCTTCAAATGATAGTAATTACTCATTTGGCATTGTCCATTATCCATTATTCATTATCTATTCATCTATAA
- a CDS encoding STN and carboxypeptidase regulatory-like domain-containing protein — translation MRHFIFLLYLFVSVRLFAQSVPPLDRVISVDIRNEKIESALRQISRAGHFEFSYNPTRIDGNAVVTLRLVNTPVREVLNRVFQNQVSYKARGNHVILVRADLPEATPKNFLLDGYILDEKTGERIAQASIFEKTTLASTVSNPFGYYRLRLSTDLPTVRLDVRKQAYIGETVLIRSRSTHSVSIRMTPIPARLAVETLPIRVTEDTIRPAETLASVPVELPAVAPDSTSQQQSVSVLDQGRQRITRLFVSSQQAIHDVNLNRDTLYRDWQVSFLPFIGTNHRLSGRISNRISVNILMGYSFGVRAFEVGGLMNLVRTDVQGFQAGGLANIVGGKVTGVQLGGLANYTNREVVGVQAGGLLNTGGKTVTGAQVAGLVNFANQEVQGGQIGGLLNIAGRSVEGIQLAGLVNYAQADVQGWQIGGILNRARRVTKGLQIGLINIADSVGSVPIGLLSFVRKDGYQRIEVAATEVNVLNVTLRTGTKRLYNILTAGHSFDRLGSPRLSAGYGLGTAFTLSRATLLNLEGTYHHLFYFDRVYQATNGWNNQIRLSTLIEAKLSRHVSLAFGPSVNWYFSTDGTTQPLLQPEVSLFADRTDAYSNAHHWGWIGFQVGLRFGNS, via the coding sequence ATGCGCCATTTCATTTTTCTACTTTATTTGTTCGTATCCGTACGGCTGTTTGCCCAATCGGTACCACCCCTCGACCGGGTTATTTCGGTCGATATTCGAAATGAAAAAATTGAAAGTGCCCTTCGCCAGATTAGTCGCGCCGGCCACTTTGAATTTTCGTACAACCCAACCCGAATCGACGGCAATGCGGTTGTAACGCTGCGATTGGTGAATACACCCGTTCGGGAGGTGCTCAATCGGGTATTCCAGAATCAGGTAAGCTACAAAGCGCGGGGCAATCACGTTATTCTCGTTCGGGCTGACCTACCCGAAGCTACGCCGAAAAACTTCCTGCTCGATGGCTACATTCTGGACGAAAAAACAGGCGAACGCATCGCACAAGCCAGTATATTCGAGAAAACAACCCTGGCGTCAACCGTCAGTAATCCATTCGGTTATTACCGGCTTCGGCTTTCGACAGATCTGCCAACGGTTCGTCTGGATGTTCGGAAGCAGGCATATATTGGCGAAACGGTCCTGATTCGGTCACGAAGTACACACTCGGTCAGTATCCGGATGACGCCCATACCCGCTCGTTTGGCCGTGGAAACATTGCCCATACGCGTAACCGAAGATACGATCAGACCGGCGGAAACACTGGCTTCTGTACCCGTTGAATTGCCAGCGGTCGCGCCCGATTCAACCTCACAGCAACAATCTGTATCCGTACTTGATCAGGGACGGCAGCGTATCACTCGGCTTTTTGTATCATCCCAACAAGCTATTCACGATGTTAATCTCAACCGCGATACCCTATACCGAGACTGGCAGGTGTCGTTTCTGCCCTTTATAGGAACCAATCATCGCCTGAGCGGACGAATCAGCAATCGTATTTCCGTGAATATCCTGATGGGCTACTCGTTTGGTGTTCGTGCTTTTGAGGTTGGCGGGTTGATGAATTTGGTACGAACCGATGTTCAGGGCTTTCAGGCGGGTGGACTGGCTAACATAGTAGGCGGGAAGGTTACGGGTGTACAACTGGGCGGGCTGGCTAATTACACGAATCGGGAGGTCGTTGGTGTACAGGCCGGGGGCTTGCTTAACACGGGTGGAAAGACAGTCACTGGCGCTCAGGTAGCGGGCCTGGTGAACTTTGCCAATCAGGAGGTACAGGGCGGGCAAATCGGTGGATTACTCAACATCGCTGGTCGGTCCGTTGAGGGGATTCAACTGGCGGGGTTAGTAAATTATGCGCAGGCTGATGTACAGGGTTGGCAGATAGGGGGGATTTTAAACCGTGCCCGTCGTGTCACTAAAGGCCTTCAGATTGGGCTGATTAACATAGCGGATTCGGTAGGTAGCGTTCCCATTGGTTTGCTAAGTTTCGTACGAAAGGATGGCTATCAGCGTATTGAAGTAGCGGCTACTGAAGTTAACGTACTGAATGTAACGTTGAGGACAGGTACTAAACGGCTATACAACATCCTGACGGCAGGTCATAGTTTCGATCGGTTGGGTAGTCCTCGCCTGAGTGCAGGATATGGACTTGGTACTGCCTTTACGCTTTCGCGGGCAACCTTACTAAATCTGGAGGGTACTTATCACCATCTATTTTATTTCGACAGAGTCTATCAGGCAACGAATGGCTGGAACAATCAGATTCGCCTGAGTACATTAATCGAAGCGAAACTTAGCCGCCATGTGTCGCTGGCATTTGGGCCATCGGTCAACTGGTATTTTAGTACCGATGGTACAACTCAGCCTTTACTACAACCTGAGGTTTCTCTTTTCGCTGACCGAACAGATGCCTACAGTAATGCCCATCACTGGGGCTGGATTGGCTTCCAGGTCGGACTGCGTTTTGGTAATTCGTAA
- a CDS encoding FecR family protein: MADQQPIDDALLGKFLAGETDPAESARVRAWLSNRNGNKSEPSQDDFARFERIWEAAEPDDQPAVDTDAAWRAVRQKMRTTDRNAIPRAEPIIKPLPTPRNEGQTGWNQPIYRLAAVLALVLSFGWIVYKFRFMGEEHHAMNRMTLVTNDNKISKTLPDGTRVFLNRHSTLTYPLAFTGDRREVTLTGEAFFDVTPDASHPFRISVRNSVVQVLGTSFSVQAYDANVSVAVRTGKVKFSHGRTNVLLTKDQQATLESSADTIRRMPQVTPNAFAYKTGQLVFDNEPLRDVVQTINQFYNADVRLANAQLGNCRLTTRFDKTSLDDALAVTAETLSLRIRHEGKQVILEGIGCQ, encoded by the coding sequence ATGGCCGATCAACAACCCATAGACGACGCCCTGCTGGGCAAGTTTCTGGCGGGCGAAACCGATCCAGCCGAATCGGCACGGGTGAGAGCCTGGCTTTCTAATCGTAATGGCAATAAGTCAGAACCGAGTCAGGATGACTTTGCCCGCTTTGAACGCATCTGGGAAGCCGCTGAACCGGACGACCAACCGGCCGTTGATACCGATGCTGCCTGGCGGGCTGTTCGGCAGAAGATGCGAACGACGGACCGGAATGCCATACCTCGCGCTGAGCCAATTATCAAACCGTTGCCTACACCGAGAAATGAAGGACAGACTGGCTGGAACCAGCCAATTTATCGGCTGGCGGCTGTACTGGCGCTGGTATTGAGCTTTGGCTGGATCGTATACAAGTTCCGCTTTATGGGTGAAGAGCATCATGCCATGAATCGGATGACATTAGTGACCAACGATAACAAAATCAGCAAAACATTGCCTGATGGGACCCGTGTTTTCCTGAATCGACACTCGACCTTAACCTACCCACTTGCCTTTACTGGTGACCGACGTGAGGTTACCTTAACCGGTGAAGCCTTCTTTGACGTAACCCCCGATGCCAGTCACCCGTTTCGTATTTCGGTTCGTAACAGTGTTGTGCAAGTCCTGGGAACATCCTTTAGTGTGCAAGCCTATGATGCCAATGTAAGCGTGGCTGTCCGGACGGGGAAAGTGAAATTTTCGCACGGACGAACTAACGTGTTGCTCACGAAAGATCAGCAGGCAACCCTTGAGTCTTCGGCTGATACGATTCGTCGGATGCCACAAGTAACACCCAATGCTTTTGCCTATAAAACAGGGCAACTCGTATTCGACAATGAGCCATTACGCGATGTGGTTCAGACCATTAATCAATTTTACAATGCTGATGTTCGACTGGCGAATGCGCAACTGGGCAACTGCCGGTTAACCACCCGATTCGATAAAACATCGTTAGATGATGCACTGGCGGTGACGGCTGAAACACTCAGTTTACGGATACGGCACGAAGGAAAACAGGTTATTTTAGAGGGTATTGGTTGCCAATGA
- a CDS encoding ABC transporter ATP-binding protein, protein MSKTNKPTEPIISIHGLRKSFGDLHVLRGINLDVQQGENVVVLGRSGTGKSVLIKIMVGLLKPDAGSVMVLGEDVEQLKGKELDAFRQKVGFSFQSSALYDSMSIRENLEFPLVRNVRDLSRAEIDERVEKALADVGLAQTINQMPSELSGGQRKRVGIARTLILKPEIMLYDEPTAGLDPITSIEINNLINDVRKQLGATSIIITHDLTCAKSTGDRVAMLLDGKFERVGTFDEVFADPDERIQQFYNYNFVK, encoded by the coding sequence ATGAGTAAGACCAATAAACCCACTGAACCTATTATTTCAATCCATGGCCTACGTAAGTCATTTGGCGATCTACACGTATTACGTGGTATTAATTTAGATGTTCAACAGGGTGAAAATGTGGTTGTACTGGGTCGTTCGGGTACAGGTAAATCCGTTTTGATTAAAATCATGGTCGGTCTGCTTAAACCCGATGCCGGAAGCGTGATGGTACTTGGCGAGGACGTGGAACAGCTGAAAGGAAAAGAGTTAGATGCATTCCGACAGAAAGTTGGCTTTTCGTTTCAAAGCAGTGCCCTCTATGACAGTATGAGTATCCGGGAAAATCTGGAATTTCCGCTGGTTCGGAATGTTCGGGATTTGAGCCGGGCCGAAATTGATGAGCGGGTTGAAAAAGCACTAGCGGATGTTGGCCTTGCTCAAACCATCAACCAGATGCCGTCGGAACTATCGGGTGGTCAGCGGAAACGGGTGGGTATTGCTCGAACGCTGATTCTGAAACCAGAAATTATGCTGTACGATGAGCCAACGGCCGGTCTGGACCCAATTACAAGTATTGAAATCAATAACCTAATCAACGATGTGCGCAAACAATTGGGTGCTACGTCGATTATCATTACCCACGATCTAACCTGTGCCAAAAGTACCGGCGACCGCGTGGCCATGCTCCTGGATGGGAAATTTGAACGAGTCGGCACATTCGATGAAGTCTTCGCCGACCCTGACGAACGCATCCAACAGTTTTATAATTATAATTTCGTGAAGTAG
- a CDS encoding TonB-dependent receptor, with protein MSLSQRFVTLALFLISSLVHAQPLTQTIRGTVIDQRLQTPLPGATIVVLTSSPIKGTSTDASGQFRLQQIPVGRQTLQISVVGYKTTTLQHITVDAGKELVLTVSLEEAVSQLSEITVKPTLEKDKPLNEMAAVSARTFSVEETQKFAAAVNDPARMATAYAGVVGGDDGGNYIVIRGNAPNGLLWRMEGVEIPNPNHFSNLGTAGGGISILSAQLLANSDFLTGAFPAEYGNALSGVFDLRLRRGNNAKREYTVQAGVLGLDVSAEGPIAKNYTGSFLINYRYSTLGLLSKVGVNIGTGENVFQDLSFNVYLPTRKIGTFTLFGFGGLSNSKVNATADSSKWTTNYDQYNDDFKSNTGAVGVTHTLPIGRKALLKTVLLASGYENRDRTELLDPAKEYAASERENYAFLTQKRILSSTLTYKINPRHTVRAGLIGTQLLYDLTQQSWEPEQQQVLMRVRVSDQTSTLQAFGQWNYRLSEQLTVNAGLHYLHLALNGTSALEPRGSVRWAFSSNKSVSFGYGLHSQLQNPATYFVLPVDQTGTTVSANRNLGFTRSHHYVLAYDQRLNSHSDGAPLRLKVETYYQHLFNIPVSASQRDAFAIINRFDGFTDRALVNSGHGRNYGLELTLEQFLNRSASGNSLYFLVSSSLYNSEYQGSDGVWRNTRWNGRYAESLLVGQEWVSGSSVFGLNLKLSYYGGYRDTPIDVAESKRLGETVYLDNQSFTEQLPAYFRPDVRLSWKINRSHSTRTLSLDLQNAINRQNVYNHYFDPASGTVKSYYATGLIPVLSYRVVF; from the coding sequence ATGTCCCTCAGTCAACGGTTCGTCACTCTCGCTCTTTTTTTAATCTCATCCCTGGTCCACGCGCAACCCTTAACCCAGACCATCCGGGGTACGGTGATTGATCAACGTTTACAAACACCCTTACCTGGCGCTACGATTGTGGTACTGACTAGCAGCCCCATCAAAGGAACCAGCACGGATGCCAGCGGGCAGTTCCGGCTCCAACAGATTCCCGTAGGTCGGCAAACGCTGCAAATCAGTGTCGTCGGCTACAAAACCACTACGTTGCAACATATCACGGTCGATGCGGGCAAAGAACTGGTGCTAACGGTTTCACTCGAAGAAGCAGTTAGCCAGTTATCGGAAATAACAGTGAAGCCCACCCTTGAAAAAGACAAACCTCTGAATGAAATGGCAGCTGTTTCCGCCCGGACGTTTTCGGTGGAAGAAACCCAGAAATTTGCCGCAGCCGTTAATGATCCAGCCCGAATGGCCACTGCCTACGCGGGTGTTGTTGGGGGCGATGATGGGGGTAACTACATAGTCATTCGAGGCAACGCGCCCAATGGACTGCTTTGGCGAATGGAAGGCGTCGAAATCCCGAATCCGAATCACTTCTCCAATCTGGGCACGGCGGGGGGTGGCATTTCAATCCTGAGCGCTCAATTACTAGCCAACTCTGATTTCCTGACCGGTGCTTTTCCGGCCGAATATGGCAACGCCTTATCGGGCGTATTCGACCTTCGGCTACGACGGGGCAACAATGCCAAACGGGAATACACTGTACAGGCTGGCGTATTGGGATTAGACGTTTCCGCCGAAGGCCCAATTGCTAAAAACTATACTGGGTCGTTTCTGATTAACTACCGCTACTCGACGCTTGGCCTGCTCTCAAAAGTAGGCGTCAATATCGGAACCGGGGAGAATGTGTTCCAGGACTTGTCGTTCAACGTGTATCTTCCCACCCGGAAGATTGGCACGTTCACCCTCTTTGGGTTTGGTGGACTCAGTAACAGCAAGGTCAATGCCACGGCCGATTCCAGTAAATGGACAACCAATTACGACCAATACAACGATGATTTCAAGTCCAATACAGGTGCCGTTGGCGTAACGCACACCCTGCCCATTGGCCGAAAAGCCTTACTCAAAACAGTGTTGCTGGCTTCCGGCTATGAAAACCGGGATCGCACCGAACTACTGGACCCCGCTAAGGAATACGCAGCTTCGGAACGGGAAAATTATGCCTTCCTGACGCAAAAGCGCATTTTATCTTCGACACTAACGTACAAGATCAACCCCAGGCATACAGTTCGTGCGGGTCTGATTGGCACACAGTTGCTGTATGATCTGACCCAACAATCGTGGGAGCCGGAACAGCAACAGGTACTCATGCGGGTTCGGGTGAGTGACCAGACCAGTACCCTACAGGCGTTTGGCCAGTGGAACTACCGGCTGTCGGAGCAATTGACGGTCAACGCCGGTCTGCATTACCTGCACCTGGCCCTCAATGGTACCTCAGCACTGGAACCACGCGGTTCCGTTCGTTGGGCGTTCTCCTCAAACAAGTCGGTTAGTTTTGGCTACGGGCTACACAGCCAGCTACAGAACCCGGCCACCTATTTTGTGCTTCCCGTCGATCAAACCGGTACTACCGTGTCTGCCAACCGAAACCTGGGCTTTACGCGTTCTCATCATTACGTGCTCGCTTACGACCAGCGACTCAACAGTCATAGCGATGGCGCTCCCCTCCGTCTGAAAGTTGAAACGTATTACCAGCATCTGTTTAACATTCCGGTGAGCGCCAGTCAGCGAGACGCCTTTGCCATCATCAACCGCTTCGATGGATTCACAGATAGAGCATTGGTCAATAGCGGTCATGGTCGAAATTACGGCCTGGAGCTAACCCTGGAGCAGTTCCTGAATCGGTCCGCATCGGGTAATAGTCTTTACTTTCTGGTATCGTCCTCGCTGTATAATTCGGAGTATCAGGGATCGGATGGGGTTTGGCGGAATACGCGATGGAATGGTCGCTATGCCGAAAGTCTGCTGGTAGGGCAAGAGTGGGTATCAGGATCAAGCGTATTTGGCCTGAATCTGAAATTGAGTTACTATGGTGGATACCGCGACACACCCATTGATGTAGCTGAGTCGAAACGGTTAGGCGAGACCGTTTACCTGGACAATCAATCATTTACCGAACAACTCCCGGCCTATTTCCGGCCCGATGTGCGACTGAGCTGGAAGATAAACCGGTCCCACTCAACCCGCACGCTCTCCCTCGATTTGCAAAACGCCATCAACCGACAAAACGTCTATAACCACTATTTCGATCCGGCGAGTGGCACCGTTAAATCCTACTACGCTACGGGTTTGATACCGGTGTTAAGCTACCGGGTTGTGTTTTAG